In Cercospora beticola chromosome 3, complete sequence, the following proteins share a genomic window:
- the GB1 gene encoding Guanine nucleotide-binding protein subunit beta (BUSCO:EOG092645OU), translating to MADTNESIQTKIQIARRDAEALKDRIKRKKDELADTTLRDVARRQTEQLPRLAMKTRRTLKGHLAKIYAMHWSTDRRHLVSASQDGKLIIWDAYTTNKVHAIPLRSSWVMTCAYSPSGNYVACGGLDNICSIYNLSAREGPTRVARELSGHSGYLSCCRFINDRRILTSSGDMTCVLWDIETGQKITEFADHLGDVMSLSINPLDNNQFVSGACDAFAKLWDIRQQKCTQTFAAHDSDINAIQFFPNGNAFGTGSDDASCRLFDIRADRELQAYTIGEPVCGITSVAFSVSGRLLFAGYDDFECKVWDVLRGERVGTLQGHDNRVSCLGVSNDAMSLCTGSWDSMLRIWA from the exons ATGGCGGACACGAACGAGAGCATCCAGACCAAGATCCAGATAGCGAGGCGAGACGCAGAGGCGCTCAAGGACCGAATAAAGCGCAAGAAAGATGAGCTCGCAGACACCACAC TACGCGATGTCGCGCGACGACAAACAGAACAGCTGCCGCGACTGGCCATGAAGACGAGGCGGACGCTCAAAGGCCATCTGGCCAAGATCTATGCCATGCACTGGTCGACCGATCGCAGACATTTGGTGTCGGCCTCGCAAGACGGCAAGCTGATCATCTGGGATGCCTATACGACCAACAAAGTGCACGCGATTCCCCTGCGGTCATCTTGGGTCATGACCTGCGCATACTCACCCAGTGGTAACTATGTTGCCTGCGGCGGTCTCGACAATATCTGCTCCATTTACAACCTGTCTGCCCGAGAAGGGCCGACACGAGTGGCTCGAGAGCTCAGCGGCCATTCCGGCTATTTGAGTTGCTGCAGATTTATTAACGACAGACGAATCCTCACCTCCTCGGGAGATATGACCTGCGTGCTGTGGGATATTGAGACTGGCCAAAAGATCACGGAATTCGCTGACCACCTTGGAGATGTGATGAGCTTGAGCATAAACCCCTTGGATAACAACCAATTCGTCTCGGGCGCTTGCGATGCTTTCGCGAAACTGTGGGACATCAGGCAACAGAAGTGCACGCAAACGTTCGCCGCGCACGACTCGGACATCAATGCCATCCAATTCTTCCCTAATGGCAACGCTTTTGGAACAGGCAGCGACGACGCCTCTTGCCGGCTGTTTGATATCCGCGCAGATAGAGAGCTGCAAGCGTATACG ATTGGCGAGCCTGTATGCGGTATCACTTCCGTTGCGTTTTCCGTCTCAGGAAGACTACTTTTCGCCGGTTACGACGATTTTGAGTGCAAG GTTTGGGACGTTCTACGTGGGGAGAGAGTCGGCACCCTCCAAGGTCACGACAACCGTGTGAGCTGCCTCGGCGTGAGCAACGACGCCATGTCGTTATGCACAGGATCGTGGGATTCAATG CTCCGAATTTGGGCATGA
- a CDS encoding uncharacterized protein (MEROPS:MER0094384), with product MAAHDYYTNNTHNYYNATPYDNYSYRNDAPLPPVPQQPQSPLDDRAGLYTHQAPQHSYPGASGRNHQDGDPFDDGNAIPLDGRKPNKYDSTNTVSPVLPHEQDDPFVRDADPRRKRRRTDGIAPPKQGWFKGRITWMVFILTFAQIVVFVAELIRNGVLTGTPIAIKPSFNPMIGPSPYVLINMGARYQPCMHTMPGVQDNAVPISWPCPNATATTGDSVTCQLSDLCGFDADQNPRVNGTLDDKPAPNQWWRFIVPIFLHAGIIHIGFNMLLQLTLGRDVELLIGSIRFAILYFASGIFGFILGGNFAATGIASTGASGSLFGILAITLLDLLYTWKERRSPAKDLMFIFIDVVIAFVLGLLPGLDNFSHIGGFLMGLVLGVCLLRSPTAIGQRTSDPMYTHVADQNDRNATLKAFVKDPVGHFKGRKGVWWAWWLVRAIALVGALIAFILLLKNFYEWRGGCSWCKYLSCLPIKVGDTDWCSIGNLDFTSTTTNSTSKRSLLELTRDVFELQN from the coding sequence ATGGCGGCGCATGACTACTACACGAACAACACCCACAACTACTACAACGCCACTCCTTACGACAACTACTCTTACCGAAACGATGCGCCTCTCCCACCCGTCCCCCAGCAACCGCAGTCGCCTTTAGATGACCGCGCGGGTCTGTACACACATCAGGCGCCACAGCACAGCTACCCTGGAGCGAGCGGGAGGAACCACCAAGATGGAGATCCCTTTGACGACGGCAATGCGATTCCACTAGACGGAAGGAAACCGAACAAATACGATTCAACAAACACAGTCTCGCCCGTGTTACCGCATGAGCAGGATGACCCTTTTGTGCGCGACGCAGACCCTCGGAGGAAGAGACGGCGTACGGATGGTATTGCGCCTCCCAAGCAGGGCTGGTTCAAAGGGAGGATTACATGGATGGTCTTTATCCTGACATTTGCCCAGATCGTGGTCTTCGTGGCGGAGTTGATCAGGAATGGTGTCCTCACTGGTACCCCTATCGCGATTAAGCCGTCATTCAATCCCATGATTGGCCCTTCGCCATATGTGCTGATCAACATGGGAGCGCGGTATCAGCCCTGCATGCACACCATGCCCGGCGTCCAGGACAATGCGGTGCCCATTTCATGGCCCTGTCCGAACGCAACTGCGACCACTGGCGACAGTGTTACATGTCAGTTGTCAGATCTCTGTGGTTTCGATGCCGATCAGAACCCGCGCGTGAATGGGACGCTGGACGACAAACCTGCTCCCAATCAATGGTGGCGCTTTATTGTGCCCATTTTCCTTCACGCTGGCATTATCCATATTGGCTTCAACATGCTACTGCAGCTAACGCTGGGCCGAGACGTGGAATTGCTGATTGGTAGCATCCGCTTTGCCATTTTGTACTTCGCCTCTGGCATCTTTGGCTTCATCTTGGGCGGCAACTTCGCTGCTACGGGCATAGCATCCACTGGAGCTTCGGGCAGCTTGTTTGGCATATTAGCCATCACTCTGCTCGACCTACTGTACACATGGAAGGAGCGAAGGAGTCCAGCCAAGGATTTGatgttcatcttcatcgacgtGGTCATCGCATTCGTGCTCGGTCTTCTACCTGGACTGGACAACTTCTCGCATATCGGAGGTTTCTTGATGGGACTGGTACTGGGTGTTTGTCTTTTGCGTTCACCTACCGCCATCGGGCAACGTACATCAGACCCCATGTACACCCATGTTGCCGATCAAAACGATCGAAATGCAACACTCAAGGCCTTCGTCAAGGATCCTGTTGGCCATTTCAAGGGCCGGAAGGGTGTCTGGTGGGCGTGGTGGCTGGTCCGCGCAATTGCTCTAGTCGGAGCACTGATCGCTTTCATTTTACTCTTGAAGAACTTTTACGAATGGCGTGGCGGGTGTTCTTGGTGCAAATATTTGTCATGCCTTCCTATCAAGGTGGGCGACACAGATTGGTGTAGCATTGGCAACCTAGACTTCACCAGTACGACCACCAATAGTACCTCGAAACGCAGTCTCCTGGAGTTGACGAGGGATGTTTTTGAGTTGCAGAATTGA